A single region of the Anopheles funestus chromosome X, idAnoFuneDA-416_04, whole genome shotgun sequence genome encodes:
- the LOC125766550 gene encoding glutamate receptor-interacting protein 2 yields the protein MKLWKSKKSVSSATGNGTTSCVSSSGSTLKNGGSMLSKTCKFSNGSSSGSASNQSSSSSSNGHSSALDDSSAETSFINQGTGSLQPTGEPVAVGGVVSAMVQHSTGNIFSASDRAMSPAQSEDSGLAADRGTTYATISVPRDNGQIGIVLAERSDLSFPPMVESINGPVADLLAPGDRIHQVDGVSTIGLTNQHIFSILCHGDGPAIIEIEYSFPEYISQNSLCVTTKIAQITVERENGCLGLTLRGGGEYPLVVTNVRMNGPVFKTGQIKPGDRVLRVDNVSLLNKSLAEAQHILKDVHVSGYTNLTIEYDVSVMQTVELSMGPLLLEIERPLNEKLGLILSNYSSAVNLNDIYHSSYKLNEVQPDGIFIASILPASIADRCGALTVGDQILSIDENVVDNGVCTLEEATALLDANCIKGYTQLHILPAHMFVRRRGISCSSPRYGFNTVDSRKNLTSNKHRRLLRKSSLPQTSEDGLLHSTVGLCRAEKIHIILDCSQGSGICLGPKSPCGRGFVIAQIMPDSVAERSGCLQKGDRIIAINKMCNLDGNAVRQILGDFGPVTVANHYHNQAQTSNWVELEIEFDMADSVVPASGVFNIKLLKQSRCGLGITVNGNAHGSFIISEVKPGSAAHRTGSLRAGDLLMAVDNRPLQHYNLDLLLKESKNDFITLTVKRNSLPDFLFDAQQKSSGIYGSTEDGAFTYGNRYTDATILKMNNNTESYQMDEQLRRPVWSNTPSYDGAVQSTGTLKGPAQSGGSTEHLPLPPAHLLSVDSEPAEERYDDIMHYKMVSMNISNTNYVGFGSASTASPDNTITYANEQPPAPPSLPAATEEPRQHIFNVRLEPNGGPLGITLAASEDLQKPIKISAVAEGGVAHSVGQLQVGDCLLAINGESVSGLPLTTATKLLQKFENVVDLQIARTEPGLNTPDRTVATAVYAKVQRRPRSPSINDGASSNSFGQSSQGNVQTMHVTLFKDRVYDDYGFSVSDGLYERGVYINRIRTGGPADLAGLLRPFDRIVQVNGTKTQDFDCCLTVPLIAAAGDKIELVIQRTLSE from the exons GTTAGCAGTGCAACGGGCAACGGTACGACGAGCTGTGTGTCCAGCTCGGGCAGTACGCTCAAGAATGGTGGCAGCATGCTGTCGAAAACGTGCAAATTTagcaacggcagcagcagcggaagcgCCAGCAatcaaagcagcagcagcagcagcaacggtcACAGCAGTGCGCTCGATGACAGCAGTGCCGAAACATCCTTCATCAACCAGGGCACCGGAAGCCTGCAGCCGACCGGTGAACCGGTGGCGGTCGGTGGTGTCGTTTCCGCCATGGTTCAGCACTCAACCGGAAACATCTTTTCGG CAAGTGATCGCGCTATGAGTCCAGCACAGTCGGAAGACTCTGGACTGGCGGCAGATCGGGGTACAACGTACGCAACGATTTCGGTGCCGCGCGACAACGGCCAGATCGGAATAGTGTTGGCAG AGCGTAGCGATCTCTCCTTTCCACCGATGGTGGAATCTATCAATGGGCCGGTAGCGGATCTGCTAGCACCGGGCGATCGCATCCATCAGGTGGACGGTGTATCAACAATTGGGTTGACGAATCAGCACATCTTCAGCATACTGTGCCACGGTGACGGTCCAGCAATCATCGAGATCGAGTATTCGTTCCCCGAGTACA TTTCACAGAACAGTCTCTGCGTGACGACGAAAATCGCCCAGATCACGGTGGAGCGGGAGAACGGATGCCTGGGGTTAACGCTAAGGGGTGGCGGCGAGTACCCGCTGGTCGTCACGAACGTGCGCATGAATGGGCCGGTGTTTAAGACGGGTCAAATAAAACCGGGCGATCGTGTGCTGCGTGTGGACAAT GTTTCCCTGCTCAACAAGAGTCTTGCCGAGGCGCAACACATACTGAAGGATGTGCACGTATCGGGCTACACGAACCTCACGATCGAGTACGACGTTTCGGTGATGCAGACGGTCGAGCTGAGCATGGGACCGCTGCTGTTGGAGATCGAGCGTCCGCTCAATGAAAAGCTGGGCTTGATACTGAGCAACTACTCCAGTGCGGTTAACTTGAACGATATCTACCACAGCAGCTACAAGCTGAATGAGGTACAGCCGGATGGAATTTTCATCGCCAGCATACTACCGGCGAGCATTGCCGACAG ATGTGGCGCACTAACCGTGGGCGATCAAATACTTTCGATAGACGAGAATGTAGTCGATAATGGTGTCTGCACGTTGGAGGAGGCTACCGCACTGTTGGATGCGAACTGCATCAAAGGTTACACCCAATTACACATACTTCCTGCCCATATGTTTGTTCGACGTCGAG gCATTTCGTGCTCCAGTCCCCGTTACGGCTTTAACACGGTCGATTCGCGTAAAAATCTCACAAGCAACAAGCATCGACGGTTGCTGCGAAAGAGCTCACTGCCGCAAACGTCCGAAGATGGGTTGCTACATTCGACCGTCGGGCTGTGCCGGGCGGAAAAGATACACATCATACTGGACTGTTCGCAAGGTTCCGGCATCTGTCTCGGTCCGAAAAGCCCGTGCGGACGCGGGTTTGTGATCGCCCAGATCATGCCGGACTCGGTGGCGGAGCGTTCCGGTTGCCTGCAGAAGGGTGACCGCATCATCGCCATTAACAAGATGTGCAACCTCGATGGGAATGCGGTCCGCCAGATATTGGGCGACTTTGGACCGGTAACGGTGGCGAACCATTACCACAACCAGGCGCAAACATCGAACTGGGTGGAGCTGGAGATTGAGTTCGATATGGCGGATTCGGTTGTACCTGCTAGCGGTGTGTTTAACATCAAGCTGCTAAAGCAAAGCCGCTGCGGGCTTGGTATTACCGTGAACGGTAATGCGCACGGTTCGTTCATTATCTCGGAGGTAAAACCGGGCAGTGCGGCACACCGGACCGGTTCACTGCGAGCCGGCGATTTACTGATGGCCGTCGATAATCGCCCGCTGCAGCATTACAATCTGGATCTGTTGCTAAAGGAAAGCAAGAATGACTTTATCACGCTGACGGTGAAACGTAACTCGCTGCCCGATTTCTTATTCGACGCTCAGCAAAAGTCCTCAGGCATCTATGGCAGTACGGAGGATGGTGCTTTTACGTATGGAAATAG ATATACCGATGCGACGATACTGAAGATGAACAACAATACCGAGTCATACCAGATGGATGAACAGCTCCGGCGTCCTGTGTGGTCTAATACACCTTCGTACGATGGAGCTGTCCAAAGTACCGGTACGCTGAAAGGTCCTGCTCAGTCGGGGGGAAGCACAGAGCATCTACCGCTACCACCGGCCCATCTCCTCAGCGTGGATAGTGAACCGGCCGAGGAGCGGTACGACGACATCATGCACTACAAGATGGTGTCGATGAACATTAGCAACACAAACTATGTCGGTTTCGGTAGTGCCTCCACTGCATCGCCCGATAATACAATCACCTACGCGAACGAACAACCGCCAGCGCCGCCATCACTGCCAGCAGCAACGGAGGAACCAAGGCAACACATTTTTAACGTCCGATTAGAACCGAACGGTGGTCCACTCGGTATAACGCTCGCCGCTAGTGAAGATCTGCAGAAACCCATCAAGATCAGTGCCGTTGCGGAAGGCGGCGTTGCGCACAGTGTCGGCCAGCTGCAGGTCGGCGACTGTCTGCTTGCAATTAATGGCGAAAGTGTCAGCGGGTTACCACTCACGACTGCTACGAAATTACTGCAAAAGTTTGAAAACGTCGTCGATCTGCAGATAGCACGTACGGAACCGGGGTTAAACACACCGGACCGTACGGTGGCGACGGCTGTGTACGCAAAGGTCCAACGTAGACCACGCAGTCCGTCGATCAACGACGGTGCATCGAGCAATTCGTTCGGCCAGAGTTCGCAGGGTAACGTCCAGACGATGCATGTGACGCTGTTCAAGGATCGTGTGTACGACGACTACGGTTTCTCTGTCTCGGACGGTCTTTACGAGCGGGGTGTCTACATCAACCGCATACGTACTGGTGGTCCAGCCGATCTAGCCGGTCTACTGAGACCGTTCGATCGTATTGTGCAG